In Pseudomonas abieticivorans, the genomic window TCAGCATGGTTAGCAATACCAAGGAAGTAGCACTGGAGGAGGCCATTCAGAAACATCTGACCGGTCACCACACCGAAGAACTCGACGGCGGACCCGCGCCCGCCGGAAGCGGCCCTTACCGTATCGGTCATCCCACAGATTTCAACGCTCAGTTCGCGCTGGATACCTTGATTTTCTGGCAGTTCCTTGAAACCACCCAAGGCAAGGAACTGACCAAGCTGCGTGACCGCAACCCCACCGACTGGCAGGCCAAGATCCTTGAGCGCTTTGATCGGATGATCAAAAAGCACGGCTTGCTGCATCTGCTGAAAAAGGGTCTGCCGGTCGATGACGCGTTCTTCTCGCTGATGTACCCCGCCCCTTTGGCCAGCTCTGCCGCCCGCGTACACGAAAACTTCACCGCCAATATCTGGAGCATCACTCGCCAGGTCCGCTATTCGCAGAGCAACCCGCTTGAAGAAATCGACATGGCGCTGTTCCTCAACGGCATACCTCTGATTACGGTGGAGTTGAAGAACGCATGGACCGGCCAGACAGCACGCTTTCATGGCCAGAAGCAGTACCGCGAAAAACGTGACGCCACCCAGCCTTTGCTGCAATTTGGCCGCGCACTGGTGCATATGGCGGTGGACACCGACGAGGTGTTCATGGCCACCAAGCTTACAGGGGGCTCGACCTTCTTCCTGCCGTTCAACAAGGGTCACAACAACGGCGAGGGCAACCCGCCAAACCCTAACGGCCACAAGACTGCCTATTTGTGGGAAGAAGTATTCGCGCCGACCAGCCTTGCAGGCATCATTCAGCATTTCGTTCTGCTTGAGGGAAAAGCCACCGATTCGCTGGCGAAGAAGTCGCTGATCTTCCCGCGCTATCAGCAGTTGGACGTGGTGCGCCGGCTGCTGGACCATGCGTCCACCAATGGTGTCGGCCACAGCTATCTGATCCAGCATTCGGCGGGGTCAGGCAAATCGAACTCGATCACCTGGGCGGCCTATCAGTTGATCGAAGCGTACCCCTGCAGTGCTGGTCTGCCTGGCGCCAAGGGTCTTGACCAGCCCTTGTTTGACTCGGTTATTGTGGTGACGGACCGGCGCTTGCTCGATAAGCAGCTACGCGACAACATCAAGGACTTCTCCGAGGTTAAGAACATCGTCGCCCCAGCGCTGCGCTCAGCCGACCTAAAATCGGCGTTGGAGAACGGCAAGAAGATCATCATCACGACGATCCAGAAGTTCCCCTTCATCATTGATGGCATTGCGGACCTAAGCGAGAAACGATTCGCCGTGATCATCGACGAGGCGCACAGCGGTCAAAGCGGCCAGGCCCATGACACCATGAACCGCGCGATGGGTGCTGGGGACACCGACCTAGACGAGGATGACCCGCAAGACCGCATCCTAGCGGCGATGCAGTCGCGCAAGATGCGCGGTAACGCGTCCTATCTGGCCTTTACCGCAACGCCCAAGGCCACCACGCTTGAGAAATTTGGTGAACAACAGCCCGACGGCAGTTTCAAGCCGTTTCACCTTTACAGCATGAAGCAGGCCATCGAAGAGGGCTTCATCCTCAACGTACTGGCCAACTACACGACCTATAAAAGCTATTACGAAATCCAGAAGTCAGTGGAGGGAAACCCGCTTTTCGACACTAAGAAGGCCCAGAAGAAGCTGCGCGCCTATGTCGAACGCAGCCAGCACACGATCAACACCAAGGCCGAGATCATGCTGGACCATTTCATCCCTCAGGTCGTGAATGCCAAGAAGCTTCGCGGCAAGGCGAAGGGGATGATCATCACCCAGAACATCGAAGCCGCGATCCGCTATTACAAGGCGGTGACCAAGCTGCTAGATGCCCAAGGAACCCCGTTCAAGGCGCTGATCGCCTTTTCGGGAGAGAAAACCGTCGATGGTGTGAAATACACAGAAGCTGAAGTGAACGGCTTTGCTGAAAGCGAGACGCGGGAAAAGTTCGACACCGACGACTATCGGCTGCTGATCGTCGCCAACAAATACCTGACCGGATTCGACCAACCCAAGCTGACCGCCATGTATGTGGATAAGAAGCTGCAGTTTGTGTTGGCCGTTCAGGCGCTGTCTCGGCTGAACCGTTCGGCCCCTAAGCTGGGCAAGCGAACGGAAGATCTGTTCATCCTCGACTTCTTCAACAGCGTCGATGACATAAAGACGGCCTTCGATCCCTTCTACACAGTGACAACGCTGTCCGAGGCAACCGACGTCAACGTGTTGCACGAGCTGAAGGACGCATTGGACCAAGTTGGAGTATACGAATGGCAGGAGGTCGAAGACTTCGTCACACGTTATTTTGCCGGTGAAGATGCCCAGGCCCTTAGTCCGATCATAGATGTCGCAGCCAATCGCTTCAACGCTGAGTTGGAGTTACTGGACCCCGAGAAGATCGACTTCAAGATCAAGGCCAAGCAATTCGTGAAGATCTACGGTCAGATGGCGTCGATCATCCCGTTTGAAGTGCTAGTGTGGGAAAAGCTTTTCTGGCTGC contains:
- a CDS encoding type I restriction endonuclease subunit R; translation: MVSNTKEVALEEAIQKHLTGHHTEELDGGPAPAGSGPYRIGHPTDFNAQFALDTLIFWQFLETTQGKELTKLRDRNPTDWQAKILERFDRMIKKHGLLHLLKKGLPVDDAFFSLMYPAPLASSAARVHENFTANIWSITRQVRYSQSNPLEEIDMALFLNGIPLITVELKNAWTGQTARFHGQKQYREKRDATQPLLQFGRALVHMAVDTDEVFMATKLTGGSTFFLPFNKGHNNGEGNPPNPNGHKTAYLWEEVFAPTSLAGIIQHFVLLEGKATDSLAKKSLIFPRYQQLDVVRRLLDHASTNGVGHSYLIQHSAGSGKSNSITWAAYQLIEAYPCSAGLPGAKGLDQPLFDSVIVVTDRRLLDKQLRDNIKDFSEVKNIVAPALRSADLKSALENGKKIIITTIQKFPFIIDGIADLSEKRFAVIIDEAHSGQSGQAHDTMNRAMGAGDTDLDEDDPQDRILAAMQSRKMRGNASYLAFTATPKATTLEKFGEQQPDGSFKPFHLYSMKQAIEEGFILNVLANYTTYKSYYEIQKSVEGNPLFDTKKAQKKLRAYVERSQHTINTKAEIMLDHFIPQVVNAKKLRGKAKGMIITQNIEAAIRYYKAVTKLLDAQGTPFKALIAFSGEKTVDGVKYTEAEVNGFAESETREKFDTDDYRLLIVANKYLTGFDQPKLTAMYVDKKLQFVLAVQALSRLNRSAPKLGKRTEDLFILDFFNSVDDIKTAFDPFYTVTTLSEATDVNVLHELKDALDQVGVYEWQEVEDFVTRYFAGEDAQALSPIIDVAANRFNAELELLDPEKIDFKIKAKQFVKIYGQMASIIPFEVLVWEKLFWLLKFLIPKLKIKDPNQDMLDELLEAVDLSSYGLERTKLNHEIGLDATDTELTPQNPNPRGNRDSDPETDPLDEIIRSFNERWFQGWSATPEEQRVKFVNIVNSIRAHPDYTAKYEDNADPYNRGLALEKMLQDVMLKRRKDELELYKLFASDPAFKAAWSQNIEQVLKKNLDNQASA